The genome window GCGCGTGCACCTCTTCATCGTCGGTCCGCCGGGCATCGGCAAGAGCACCATCGCGCCTCTCCTCGCGAGCCGGCTGGGCGCGAGCGTCGTCGAGACCGACCGCGCCATCGCGCGTCGGGCGCGAAAGCCGAACAAGGACGTCATCGAGCAGGACGGGATGGAGAGCTTCCGCGATCTCGAGTCGCGCGTCATCGCGTCCTTTCGGCCGACGCCGGCGTGGATCGTCGTCGATACCGGCGGCGGTGCGCCGATCCGCGAGGAGAACCGGAGGCGGATGCGCGAGCTCGGCCTGATCATCGGGCTGCGCGGCTCGGTGGCGCGCGTCACCGCGGGGATCGCCGCGACGATGGCGAAGCGGCCGAATCAGGATGTGGCGCCGGGGGACCGCGCGCGATCCGT of Candidatus Limnocylindria bacterium contains these proteins:
- a CDS encoding shikimate kinase produces the protein MHLFIVGPPGIGKSTIAPLLASRLGASVVETDRAIARRARKPNKDVIEQDGMESFRDLESRVIASFRPTPAWIVVDTGGGAPIREENRRRMRELGLIIGLRGSVARVTAGIAATMAKRPNQDVAPGDRARSV